A stretch of the Lactuca sativa cultivar Salinas chromosome 9, Lsat_Salinas_v11, whole genome shotgun sequence genome encodes the following:
- the LOC122196067 gene encoding secreted RxLR effector protein 161-like, whose product MKTQVSDPYPYRHIVAVGVVSCYMERPTTKHLQAVKGILRYVKGTLDYGLKYSRGRKEVVISRYTDSDLGNDVNDRRSTGGMAFYVNGNMITWASQKQRYVALSSCEAEFMAATLAACQGIWLRRLLREIPGQTVPTVTLLVDNRSSLDLM is encoded by the coding sequence ATGAAGACTCAGGTATCTGACCCATACCCGTACAGACATATCGTTGCAGTTGGAGTAGTTAGCTGCTACATGGAAAGGCCAACTACAAAACACCTTCAGGCTGTTAAGGGAATACTTAGGTATGTGAAAGGCACCCTTGACTATGGTCTGAAGTACTCAAGAGGAAGAAAAGAAGTTGTGATTTCTAGATACACTGACAGTGATCTAGGGAATGATGTGAATGATAGGAGAAGTACAGGTGGAATGGCATTTTATGTGAATGGAAATATGATTACATGGGCCTCACAAAAACAGAGATATGTTGCCTTATCCTCCTGTGAAGCAGAGTTTATGGCAGCCACTCTAGCAGCCTGCCAAGGAATATGGCTTAGAAGACTCCTCAGGGAAATACCTGGGCAAACTGTGCCAACTGTAACTCTATTGGTTGATAATCGTTCATCACTTGACCTCATGTAG
- the LOC111891641 gene encoding uncharacterized protein LOC111891641 gives MVNFQRLTSTTDTLRKHRERNGLLCMCARAGNQAAKSILGKAILLRDSWFFGMIYNDNQQAYYGCIASSQVLHHHNLVRTFILSAPSKEIVVMRQYLVKYVIAHAGYNAASECGLIAAICTLCNTEAARHRATRVGSDQNQATISSFIDILALLEPPPEAMFRDTVVILFDKLFPSARD, from the exons ATGGTCAATTTTCAGCGTTTGACTTCTACTACTGATACTCTTAGGAAGCACCGTGAGAGAAACGGACTCCTTTGTATGTGTGCCCGAGCTGGAAATCAAGCTGCCAAGTCCATCTTGGGAAAG GCTATCCTACTTCGCGACTCCTGGTTTTTTGGCATGATATATAATGACAATCAACAAGCATATTATGGGTGCATTGCATCGAGTCAAGTTCTACATCACCATAACCTTGTGCGAACGTTTATCCTTAGTGCCCCCTCCAAAGAAATTGTTGTAATGCGTCAATATTTAGTGAAATATGTGATCGCTCATGCAGGATACAATGCGGCTAGTGAGTGTGGACTCATTGCAGCCATTTGTACTTTGTGTAATACTGAGGCTGCAAGGCATAGAGCAACTAGAGTTGGAAGTGACCAAAACCAAGCGACCATCAGTTCATTTATCGATATCTTGGCTCTTTTGGAGCCACCACCAGAAGCAATGTTTCGTGACACTGTGGTTATCTTGTTTGATAAACTCTTCCCATCGGCTCGTGATTGA